A window of Microcystis aeruginosa FD4 contains these coding sequences:
- a CDS encoding alpha-D-glucose phosphate-specific phosphoglucomutase — protein sequence MTIETVATKPFSDQKPGTSGLRKSVPVFQQPHYLENFIQAIFNTLDGIEGQTLVVGGDGRYYNRQAIQTILKIAAANGIGRILVGTDGIVSTPAISGLIRENNAFGGIVLSASHNPGGPEGDFGIKYNVTNGGPAPENITDAIYAETKVISSYKILSGADINLDRPGSFKLGTMDVEVIDAVTPYVKMMEKIFDFDRIQALLTSGKFKMCMDSLHAVTGPYAYAIFEQRLGAPKGTVLNGIPLEDFGGGHPDPNLVYAHDLVEILFGQDAPDFGAASDGDGDRNMILGRNFFVTPSDSLAVLTANAHLVPGYQNGITGVARSMPTSAAADRVAAKLGIDCYETPTGWKFFGNLLDAEKATLCGEESFGTGSNHIREKDGLWAVLFWLNILAVKGESVEEIVRSHWQEFGRNFYSRHDYEEVALEPAKEMMARLQKLVLDLKGQQFGNYEVEYADDFSYTDPVDGSVSKNQGIRIGFTDGSRIIFRLSGTGTKGATLRVYLESYEPDASKHDIDTQKALQPLIDLAEEIGQIRQSTGREQPTVIT from the coding sequence ATGACGATTGAAACCGTTGCCACAAAACCCTTTAGTGACCAAAAACCGGGGACTTCCGGACTGCGAAAATCCGTTCCCGTTTTTCAACAACCCCATTATCTGGAAAATTTTATTCAAGCTATCTTCAATACTTTAGACGGTATCGAGGGTCAAACCCTAGTTGTGGGTGGAGATGGTCGTTATTATAACCGTCAAGCTATTCAAACTATCCTGAAAATCGCCGCTGCTAACGGTATCGGTAGAATCCTCGTGGGAACCGATGGTATTGTCTCCACTCCCGCTATTTCTGGGTTAATTCGTGAAAATAACGCTTTTGGCGGTATTGTTCTCTCCGCTAGTCATAACCCCGGCGGTCCAGAGGGGGATTTTGGCATTAAGTACAATGTTACTAACGGCGGACCGGCCCCGGAAAATATCACCGATGCAATTTATGCCGAGACTAAGGTGATTAGCAGTTATAAAATCCTCTCAGGGGCCGATATTAACCTCGATCGCCCCGGTTCCTTTAAACTGGGAACTATGGATGTAGAAGTGATCGATGCGGTTACTCCCTACGTCAAAATGATGGAAAAGATTTTTGATTTCGATCGCATTCAGGCCCTACTCACTTCTGGTAAGTTTAAAATGTGCATGGATTCTCTCCATGCGGTGACGGGTCCCTACGCTTATGCCATCTTTGAACAGCGTTTAGGTGCGCCCAAGGGTACAGTATTAAATGGTATTCCCTTAGAGGATTTTGGTGGTGGTCATCCCGACCCTAACCTAGTCTATGCCCATGATCTGGTAGAAATTCTCTTTGGTCAAGATGCCCCCGATTTTGGGGCTGCTTCCGATGGAGATGGCGATCGCAATATGATCCTCGGTCGGAATTTTTTTGTCACCCCCAGTGATAGTTTGGCGGTACTAACTGCCAACGCTCATCTAGTACCAGGCTATCAAAATGGTATCACGGGAGTGGCGCGATCGATGCCCACCAGTGCGGCGGCCGATCGCGTAGCGGCTAAACTAGGAATTGACTGTTATGAAACTCCCACCGGTTGGAAATTCTTCGGTAATTTGTTAGATGCGGAGAAAGCAACCCTTTGCGGTGAGGAAAGTTTCGGCACGGGTTCCAATCATATTCGCGAAAAAGATGGTTTATGGGCGGTTCTTTTCTGGTTAAATATTTTGGCAGTTAAAGGGGAATCTGTAGAGGAAATTGTTCGCAGTCATTGGCAAGAGTTCGGTCGTAATTTCTATTCTCGTCATGATTATGAAGAAGTCGCCTTAGAACCGGCCAAAGAGATGATGGCACGTCTCCAGAAGCTGGTTTTAGACCTTAAGGGTCAACAATTTGGTAACTATGAAGTGGAATATGCCGATGATTTTAGCTACACGGATCCCGTGGATGGTAGTGTGAGTAAAAATCAAGGTATTCGCATTGGTTTTACTGATGGTTCTCGGATTATTTTCCGTCTCTCGGGTACGGGAACTAAAGGAGCAACTCTCCGGGTTTATCTAGAAAGTTATGAACCGGACGCGAGTAAACACGATATCGACACCCAAAAGGCCCTACAACCCTTAATTGATTTAGCTGAAGAAATCGGTCAAATTCGTCAATCTACTGGACGGGAACAACCCACAGTTATTACCTAA
- a CDS encoding PEP-CTERM sorting domain-containing protein, whose product MLSQLTLLNLQRSSVFLGYCVLCRFVVASNWGFSGATGFSEVQFDGTPVPEPSALLALLAFGLGGVSLRKRL is encoded by the coding sequence TTGCTATCGCAGCTAACGCTCCTCAATCTCCAGCGCAGTTCAGTTTTTCTCGGTTACTGCGTCCTTTGTCGGTTTGTTGTTGCTAGTAACTGGGGATTCTCTGGTGCTACTGGCTTCTCAGAGGTTCAATTTGATGGAACCCCCGTCCCCGAACCATCTGCCTTACTTGCGCTCTTAGCCTTTGGTTTAGGGGGTGTCAGTTTAAGAAAAAGACTTTAA
- a CDS encoding helix-turn-helix domain-containing transcriptional regulator, producing the protein MANSRSYQDDLFKALQDPEEARAYLNAALEDGNAQVFILALQDVLNAKINKMQLSEANVDNIDQILPEIHNLGLANLKTLLENLGYRLVIEPEKIKL; encoded by the coding sequence ATGGCTAACAGTAGAAGCTATCAAGATGATTTATTCAAGGCATTGCAAGATCCTGAAGAAGCTAGAGCCTATTTAAATGCCGCTCTAGAAGATGGCAATGCTCAAGTATTCATCCTGGCATTACAAGATGTGCTTAATGCTAAAATTAACAAGATGCAACTCTCAGAAGCTAATGTTGATAATATCGATCAGATACTTCCAGAAATCCATAATTTAGGATTAGCCAATCTTAAAACTCTCCTAGAAAACTTGGGCTATCGTTTGGTTATTGAACCAGAAAAAATTAAGCTTTAA
- a CDS encoding 16S rRNA (cytosine(967)-C(5))-methyltransferase gives MNNARQLALLILRDIDRSSAYPDRALDRHLSASSLNCLDKALTTEIVYGIMRRQRTLDALLDRLGKKTAAQQPPDLRRILHIGLYQLRYLSQIPPSAAVNTAVELTKISHLGKLAAVVNGMLRQYLRLTANGDDPLILPENTASRLGILHSFPDWLVQLWLDRFSVRETEQLCQWFNRSPDLDIRINPLKTSREALENELESANITFNHLKLPLACRLTSGLGNIERLEGFRAGNYTLQDISAQLVTYLLDPQPGETIIDACAAPGGKTTHIAELMGDRGRILACDQTASRLRQLEANIKRLDLKAIEIHLGDSRDRPQWCGIADRVLIDAPCSGLGTLHKRPDIRWRQTPENLPVLAKRQGELLASAATWVKPKGILVYATCTLNPLENEGVIEQFLAAHPDWKMAPPDSNSSFSEYYTETGAIEVLPHRHNQDGFFMAKLVKEV, from the coding sequence ATGAATAATGCTCGTCAGCTGGCTTTGCTGATTTTACGGGATATTGATCGCTCCTCCGCCTATCCCGATCGCGCTCTTGATCGCCATTTGTCCGCTAGTTCCTTAAATTGTCTTGACAAAGCCTTGACAACGGAGATTGTTTATGGTATAATGCGCCGACAAAGAACTTTGGATGCACTGCTCGATCGCTTGGGGAAAAAAACCGCGGCCCAGCAACCCCCGGATTTACGGCGAATTCTCCATATTGGTCTTTATCAACTGCGTTATCTATCCCAGATTCCCCCATCAGCGGCGGTGAATACGGCGGTAGAATTAACTAAAATCAGTCATTTAGGCAAATTAGCGGCGGTGGTTAACGGAATGCTGCGGCAATATCTCCGTTTAACTGCTAATGGCGACGATCCTTTAATTTTGCCAGAAAATACCGCTTCTAGATTGGGGATTCTCCACAGTTTCCCCGATTGGTTGGTGCAATTGTGGTTAGATCGCTTTAGTGTTAGGGAAACGGAACAACTGTGTCAATGGTTTAATCGCTCTCCCGACCTTGATATTCGGATTAATCCCCTGAAAACTAGCCGAGAAGCCCTAGAAAATGAGTTAGAATCAGCCAATATAACTTTTAATCATCTTAAGTTACCTCTAGCTTGCCGTTTAACCTCTGGTTTAGGCAATATTGAGCGTTTAGAGGGATTTCGAGCCGGAAATTACACCCTACAGGATATTAGCGCCCAATTAGTCACTTATCTACTCGATCCCCAGCCCGGAGAGACAATTATCGACGCTTGCGCGGCACCGGGGGGAAAAACCACTCATATTGCCGAATTAATGGGCGATCGGGGGAGAATATTAGCCTGTGATCAAACGGCATCCCGTTTACGACAGTTAGAAGCCAATATTAAAAGATTAGACTTAAAAGCGATCGAAATACATCTAGGGGATAGTCGCGATCGTCCCCAGTGGTGCGGCATCGCTGATCGTGTACTAATCGATGCTCCCTGTTCAGGATTGGGAACTCTGCACAAGCGTCCTGATATACGTTGGCGACAAACACCCGAAAATTTACCTGTACTAGCTAAACGACAGGGGGAACTTTTAGCCTCGGCTGCCACTTGGGTAAAACCGAAGGGAATCTTAGTTTATGCCACCTGTACTTTAAATCCGTTAGAAAATGAAGGAGTGATCGAGCAGTTTTTGGCCGCTCATCCCGATTGGAAAATGGCCCCTCCCGACTCTAATTCATCTTTCTCAGAATACTATACAGAAACGGGAGCGATCGAAGTGTTACCCCATCGACATAATCAAGACGGTTTTTTTATGGCTAAGTTAGTCAAGGAAGTGTGA
- a CDS encoding alpha/beta hydrolase has protein sequence MPPSPENPARYLVIMLHGWGADAMDLAPLASMLDLADCQFLFPNAPFDHPQVPGGRAWYALETSDYQGLVASRQQLHDWIISLEATTGIPLERTFLTGFSQGGAMTLDVGLSLPLAGLGSLSGYLHSEPHPQGPQNVLIVHGKQDPVVPIAAARQARDLLLGLGVNVEYHELNMGHEIPIPALTILRQFLRNRLETA, from the coding sequence ATTCCCCCTTCCCCGGAAAATCCCGCTCGCTATCTAGTGATCATGCTGCACGGTTGGGGTGCAGATGCCATGGATCTGGCCCCCCTTGCATCGATGCTGGATCTGGCTGATTGTCAATTTCTGTTTCCCAATGCTCCCTTTGATCATCCCCAAGTGCCGGGGGGACGCGCCTGGTATGCGCTGGAAACCTCCGATTATCAAGGTTTAGTCGCTAGTCGTCAACAGTTGCACGATTGGATTATTTCCCTAGAAGCAACTACTGGCATTCCCCTAGAGCGGACTTTTTTGACCGGTTTTTCCCAAGGGGGAGCGATGACGCTGGATGTGGGTTTATCCTTACCCTTAGCGGGATTGGGTTCCTTGAGTGGTTATCTGCACAGTGAACCCCATCCCCAGGGTCCACAAAATGTCTTAATTGTTCATGGTAAGCAGGATCCGGTCGTTCCTATCGCTGCCGCTCGTCAAGCTAGGGATTTACTGCTTGGTTTGGGGGTTAACGTCGAATATCACGAGTTAAATATGGGCCACGAAATCCCGATTCCGGCACTGACTATTTTACGCCAATTCCTCCGCAATCGTCTAGAAACTGCATGA
- a CDS encoding TerB family tellurite resistance protein — MKNKQLLKILIGVAWIDGVIQPSERSYLRQVAMREKLDDDPEIKPLLSELKPVKTSECYRWLESYLGDNPSPETYQDLLASISTLIYSDDDVDVQEAKLLTKVQSFDPTHDSHRSMLDKLVTGIQKLYQKAITESN, encoded by the coding sequence ATGAAAAATAAACAATTACTGAAAATTCTCATCGGTGTTGCTTGGATTGATGGTGTGATTCAACCATCAGAAAGAAGTTATTTACGACAGGTAGCTATGAGGGAAAAACTTGATGATGATCCAGAGATTAAACCACTATTATCGGAACTAAAACCGGTTAAAACCAGTGAATGTTATCGATGGTTAGAGTCCTATTTAGGCGATAATCCTAGTCCAGAAACCTATCAAGATCTACTAGCATCGATTAGCACTTTAATCTATAGCGATGACGACGTGGACGTACAGGAAGCGAAATTATTAACCAAAGTGCAGAGTTTTGATCCGACTCACGATAGTCATCGCTCGATGTTAGATAAATTAGTGACGGGAATTCAGAAATTGTACCAGAAAGCAATTACTGAAAGTAATTAA
- the pruA gene encoding L-glutamate gamma-semialdehyde dehydrogenase, producing the protein MVIQIDSTQNYETKTQEIARQLLAETREKKGLWSALQDQMRWDDKLLDWAMSNPNLRVQLFRFIDCLPALRSNAEIANHLQQYLGDASVELPSALKNILNFSDPNSLPAQTAASLIAKSVETLARKYIAGEDLEQITRTVTRLRKEKMAFTIDLLGEAVITEAETQVYLQSYLDLITHLAQEATKWNKVSQIDEADGELLPQVQVSVKLTAFYSQFDPIDPIGSKEKVCDRIRLLLRRAQELGVAVHFDMEQYVYKNLTLAILKELLLEEEFRSRTDIGITLQAYLRDSAQDLQDLINWAKKRGYPVTVRLVKGAYWDQETIKSRQNHWPQPVYNEKSATDANYERMTRLLLENHQYLSAAIGSHNVRSQALACAIAESLEIPRRRFEMQVLYGMGDQLAKALVKRGHRVRVYSPYGQLLPGMAYLIRRLLENTANSSFLRQNLEDRPVEDLIAAPRVLGNDNPIIPGFPNAPDTDYANEQLRNKASQALTFVKNSLGKTYLPLINGEYVTTNVQINSVNPCNPQEIVGKVGLIEVEQAEKAIIAAKQAFTAWKRTPVAKRAEILRKAADLMEARRHELSAWICLEVGKVIQQADPEVSEAIDFCRYYASEMERLDLGHNFDVAGENNRYSYQPRGIALVISPWNFPLAIAVGMTVAALVAGNCTLLKPAETSSVITAKFAEILLEAGIPAGVFQYIPGKGSQVGAHLVSHPDVHLIAFTGSREVGCRIYTDASIVQKGQKHLKRVIAEMGGKNALIVDESADLDQAVVGAVKSAFGYTGQKCSACSRIIVLESVYDSFVDRFVEATKSLNIGPTDLPSTEVGPVIDEKAQARIREYIETGKKEAELALEMPIPEVGYFVSPTVFKNVPPDAVIAMEEIFGPVVAIIKVSNFEEALAVANGTDYALTGGLYSRTPAHINRAMQEFEVGNLYINRGITGAIVSRQPFGGFKMSGVGSKAGGPDYLLQFLEPRHISENIQRQGFAPIEGAD; encoded by the coding sequence GTGGTTATCCAAATCGACTCAACTCAAAACTACGAAACCAAAACCCAAGAGATCGCTAGACAACTTTTAGCCGAAACTCGCGAAAAAAAAGGTCTTTGGTCTGCTTTACAGGATCAAATGCGTTGGGATGATAAATTACTCGATTGGGCAATGTCTAACCCCAATTTACGAGTACAATTATTCCGTTTTATTGACTGTTTACCCGCTTTACGCAGTAATGCTGAGATCGCTAATCATCTGCAACAATACCTCGGTGATGCTTCCGTAGAACTGCCCAGTGCGCTGAAAAATATCCTCAACTTTAGTGATCCTAACTCCCTACCGGCTCAAACGGCCGCCAGTCTGATCGCTAAATCTGTAGAAACCTTAGCTCGTAAGTATATCGCTGGGGAAGACCTAGAGCAAATTACTCGCACTGTCACCCGTCTGCGGAAGGAAAAAATGGCTTTTACCATAGATCTCCTCGGTGAAGCGGTAATTACTGAAGCGGAAACCCAAGTTTATCTACAAAGTTATCTCGATTTAATCACCCATTTGGCTCAAGAAGCGACCAAATGGAATAAAGTTAGCCAAATTGATGAAGCGGACGGCGAATTACTACCACAAGTGCAGGTTTCTGTCAAGCTAACTGCCTTTTATTCTCAGTTTGATCCCATAGATCCGATTGGCAGTAAAGAGAAAGTTTGCGATCGCATTCGCCTACTATTGCGACGCGCTCAGGAGTTAGGGGTGGCAGTCCATTTTGATATGGAACAGTACGTTTATAAAAACCTCACCCTGGCTATCCTGAAAGAATTACTCCTAGAAGAAGAATTTCGCAGTCGTACCGATATTGGCATCACCCTACAGGCATATTTAAGAGATTCTGCCCAAGATTTACAAGATTTAATTAATTGGGCGAAAAAGCGCGGTTATCCCGTTACTGTCCGGCTAGTCAAAGGCGCTTACTGGGATCAGGAAACGATTAAATCTCGCCAAAATCATTGGCCACAGCCGGTATATAACGAAAAATCAGCCACCGATGCCAATTATGAGCGGATGACACGGTTATTATTGGAAAATCATCAATATTTATCCGCTGCTATCGGTAGTCATAACGTGCGATCGCAAGCTTTGGCCTGTGCGATCGCAGAAAGTTTAGAAATTCCCCGTCGTCGCTTTGAAATGCAGGTATTGTACGGCATGGGCGACCAATTAGCCAAAGCCTTAGTGAAGCGAGGTCATCGGGTGCGGGTTTATTCCCCCTACGGACAACTTTTACCCGGTATGGCCTACCTAATCCGCCGTTTATTAGAAAATACCGCTAATAGTTCCTTCCTACGGCAAAATTTGGAGGATCGTCCCGTGGAAGATTTAATCGCAGCCCCCCGGGTTTTAGGCAATGATAACCCGATTATCCCCGGTTTTCCTAATGCCCCCGATACAGATTATGCCAACGAGCAATTGCGAAATAAAGCGAGTCAAGCCCTTACTTTTGTCAAAAATTCCCTCGGTAAGACCTATTTACCCCTAATTAACGGTGAATACGTCACCACCAATGTTCAAATCAATTCCGTTAATCCCTGTAACCCGCAGGAAATAGTGGGAAAAGTAGGCTTAATTGAGGTGGAACAGGCAGAAAAAGCGATCATAGCGGCTAAACAGGCTTTTACCGCTTGGAAACGCACCCCAGTGGCTAAAAGAGCCGAAATACTGCGAAAAGCGGCAGATTTGATGGAAGCGCGACGACACGAGTTATCGGCCTGGATTTGTTTAGAAGTGGGCAAAGTTATCCAACAGGCGGATCCGGAAGTGTCAGAAGCGATCGATTTTTGCCGTTATTACGCCTCCGAGATGGAAAGACTGGATTTAGGGCATAATTTCGACGTAGCAGGCGAGAATAATCGTTATTCCTACCAACCCCGGGGTATTGCTTTAGTGATTTCTCCCTGGAATTTCCCCCTAGCGATCGCAGTGGGGATGACAGTAGCAGCTTTAGTAGCAGGTAACTGCACGCTATTGAAACCTGCCGAGACTTCTTCGGTGATTACGGCGAAATTTGCCGAGATTCTCCTAGAAGCGGGTATTCCTGCCGGAGTCTTCCAATATATCCCGGGTAAAGGTTCGCAAGTGGGGGCGCATTTAGTCAGCCATCCCGATGTTCACCTAATCGCCTTCACCGGTTCACGAGAAGTGGGCTGTCGCATCTATACAGATGCCTCTATCGTGCAAAAGGGTCAAAAACACCTAAAACGAGTTATCGCCGAAATGGGCGGCAAAAATGCCCTAATTGTCGATGAGAGTGCCGATTTAGATCAGGCCGTTGTCGGTGCGGTTAAGTCCGCTTTTGGCTACACCGGCCAGAAATGTTCCGCCTGTTCGCGGATAATCGTTCTGGAAAGCGTCTATGATAGCTTTGTTGATCGCTTTGTCGAGGCTACCAAGTCCCTCAATATCGGGCCGACAGATTTACCCAGTACGGAAGTAGGACCGGTTATCGACGAGAAAGCTCAAGCAAGAATTCGGGAATATATCGAAACTGGCAAAAAAGAGGCAGAATTGGCTCTAGAGATGCCAATTCCAGAGGTGGGTTATTTCGTCAGTCCCACCGTCTTTAAAAATGTTCCCCCCGATGCGGTAATAGCGATGGAGGAAATTTTCGGTCCCGTGGTGGCGATTATCAAAGTGAGTAATTTTGAGGAAGCTTTAGCTGTAGCTAACGGAACTGACTATGCTTTAACTGGTGGCTTATATTCTCGCACTCCTGCCCATATTAACCGAGCTATGCAGGAATTTGAAGTGGGAAACCTCTATATTAACCGGGGAATCACCGGTGCGATTGTCTCCCGTCAACCCTTCGGGGGTTTCAAGATGTCGGGGGTGGGTTCCAAAGCAGGGGGTCCAGATTATCTGCTGCAATTCCTCGAACCTCGTCACATCAGCGAGAATATTCAACGTCAGGGATTTGCACCGATTGAAGGGGCCGATTAA
- a CDS encoding NAD(P)H-hydrate dehydratase yields MSYNYRLNVVNSEQMRRIEGAIFASGMPVAALMEKAALLTAQQLKKSYSLADFPKIGVIVGPGHNGGDALVIARELHLAGYQVSLFCPIAKLKDLTAQQANYVKHLGLIFQKTLESLEDCQLIIDGLFGFGLERTLSGDIAELVDKINSWQKPIISIDIASGIHTDTGEVLGTAIKATHTFCLGLWKRAFLQDLALPYLGKVELIDIGISRVDLETILQDSPPILRVNPDLIRPYLPLPRPLVTHKYQQGHLLIICGSRRYAGGAILAGLGARGSGVGMLSIAVPAALKSLLISHLPEALIIDCPETATGAIAELPLELNNYHVLACGPGLTTENPAIIEQVLDSDKPIILDADALNILAQLGIEKLSSRQNKTILTPHWGEFKRLFPNLLGSQDRINITQEASQQSGAIVLLKGARTIIASPGGKMYIIPESSSALARGGSGDVLTGLIGGFLTQMPDKPSEATALAAFLHAQAGILAAKERTELGVDGVTLANYLFAALKGLN; encoded by the coding sequence ATGAGCTACAATTATCGGTTAAACGTGGTTAATAGCGAGCAGATGCGTCGCATTGAAGGGGCGATTTTTGCCTCTGGTATGCCTGTGGCCGCTTTGATGGAAAAGGCGGCCCTGTTAACGGCACAACAGCTTAAAAAGTCCTATTCTTTGGCTGATTTCCCCAAAATCGGCGTTATCGTCGGCCCCGGTCACAATGGCGGCGATGCTCTCGTGATTGCTAGAGAATTACATCTCGCAGGTTATCAAGTATCTCTTTTTTGTCCGATCGCCAAACTCAAGGATTTAACAGCACAACAGGCTAATTATGTCAAGCATTTAGGCTTAATTTTTCAGAAAACTTTAGAATCTTTGGAGGATTGTCAGTTAATTATCGATGGTCTTTTCGGTTTTGGTTTAGAAAGGACTTTATCGGGAGATATTGCCGAATTAGTCGATAAAATTAATAGTTGGCAAAAACCGATAATTAGTATCGATATTGCTTCGGGAATTCACACCGACACTGGAGAGGTTTTAGGCACGGCAATTAAAGCCACTCATACCTTTTGTTTGGGACTCTGGAAACGCGCTTTTTTACAAGATTTGGCCTTACCCTATCTAGGCAAAGTGGAGTTAATTGACATAGGAATTAGCCGCGTTGACCTAGAAACAATTCTACAAGATTCACCGCCAATTCTGAGGGTTAATCCCGATCTAATTCGCCCTTATTTACCTTTACCCCGTCCTCTAGTTACCCATAAATATCAGCAGGGACATTTATTAATTATCTGTGGTTCTCGTCGTTATGCAGGGGGGGCAATTCTCGCCGGATTAGGAGCGCGAGGTAGTGGTGTGGGAATGCTTTCCATAGCTGTTCCTGCTGCCCTCAAATCTTTATTAATTAGTCATTTACCAGAAGCATTAATTATCGATTGTCCCGAAACTGCCACGGGAGCTATTGCCGAACTTCCCCTCGAATTAAATAATTATCATGTCCTCGCCTGTGGTCCTGGATTAACCACAGAAAATCCTGCTATTATCGAACAGGTTTTAGATAGTGATAAACCGATTATACTTGATGCCGATGCTTTAAATATTTTGGCTCAATTGGGTATAGAAAAATTATCATCTCGTCAGAATAAGACAATTTTAACGCCTCATTGGGGAGAATTTAAACGCTTATTTCCTAATTTATTAGGTTCTCAAGATAGGATTAATATCACTCAAGAAGCATCTCAACAAAGTGGTGCAATTGTCTTATTAAAAGGAGCCAGAACTATAATCGCCTCCCCGGGCGGTAAAATGTATATAATCCCCGAAAGTAGCTCCGCTCTAGCGCGAGGTGGTAGTGGTGATGTCTTAACGGGATTAATCGGCGGATTCTTAACCCAAATGCCAGATAAACCCTCGGAAGCAACCGCATTAGCGGCTTTTTTACACGCTCAAGCCGGCATTTTAGCGGCCAAAGAAAGGACAGAATTAGGAGTAGATGGAGTGACTTTAGCTAATTATTTATTTGCTGCCCTTAAAGGTTTAAATTAA
- a CDS encoding discoidin domain-containing protein, producing MKLAVKPLVVSTAALGLIFGVAQNAQAALITGITASTDMGSNGTDIINTVNGQGLPGNTPSLTGTHALAAFNAWAGSQSTGNITFNLNGSYSLTGFSFWNLNNPDNTAGIKDVTVQSSTNGTTWTTIAGAPTQFAIAANAPQSPAQFSFSRLLRPLSVCCC from the coding sequence ATGAAACTCGCTGTCAAGCCTCTTGTTGTATCCACAGCCGCCCTGGGCTTAATATTTGGTGTGGCACAAAACGCCCAAGCCGCACTGATTACAGGAATTACTGCTTCAACGGATATGGGTAGTAATGGTACTGATATAATCAATACCGTGAATGGGCAAGGGTTGCCAGGTAATACACCAAGTCTGACGGGGACTCATGCTCTGGCTGCTTTTAATGCTTGGGCGGGAAGTCAGTCCACTGGTAACATCACTTTTAATCTCAATGGCAGCTATAGTCTGACTGGTTTTAGCTTCTGGAACTTGAACAATCCTGATAATACTGCTGGAATTAAGGACGTGACTGTTCAATCCTCCACCAATGGTACGACTTGGACTACTATAGCCGGCGCTCCTACTCAGTTTGCTATCGCAGCTAACGCTCCTCAATCTCCAGCGCAGTTCAGTTTTTCTCGGTTACTGCGTCCTTTGTCGGTTTGTTGTTGCTAG